One Salvelinus sp. IW2-2015 linkage group LG35, ASM291031v2, whole genome shotgun sequence DNA segment encodes these proteins:
- the LOC111958823 gene encoding lipolysis-stimulated lipoprotein receptor isoform X2 encodes MFLTFVVTVLMATGSTMAISVQCPVKRYVVILFQPVTLTCNFQTSSTQPPVITWRYKSYCRDPIQAALNPSSADNILSQNNPNYNANIECADSMRTVRIVASKQGSAVTLGEEYQGRKVSILNNADLNLAQTAWGDSGVYVCSVVSSQDLTGNSEDYTELIVLDWLLVVLVVFGFLLLLLLIAICWCQCCPHTCCCYISCPCCPEKCCCPRALYEAGKAVKSGIPSQYAPTLYAPSMYAQPPYGGVMQQPGIPMLPLPQGMGGPPLHPNGYGRDYDGASSVGHGSQVPLLHDQDSGAGDQTRSGYRIQVDPDRNATQAIYYMERQLANLDPTRSGDAAGKYNRLDGGMSEVSSLHDDPRGRGGGRSQAPPLATVYDQDEAMSTISSVSTHGQRGRDEYPRRGGGPSPHMGAHGRARSMDNLDDIARRDRYPRDTRDPRDDYPPHRRDGGGARDRRGSDDDFSXRGGYDRGRDFDDRRRREPSPDGRRRGGSPVSGLQGRRSRSRDDLMAIERDREHGGGRGGGRDAYDDSFLREAMEKKRLGEQQRARSRERLDSDSERSDRDRAPRGPPPLPMSPPSNYPDRRYDDNYPPPPLPPYISDDESLTSSKKSNLRKNGAVSREILVV; translated from the exons ATGTTCCTGACTTTCGTCGTGACCGTCCTTATGGCAACAG GCTCCACCATGGCcatctctgtccagtgtcctgTCAAGAGGTACGTGGTCATCCTGTTCCAGCCGGTCACGCTCACCTGCAACTTCCAGACGTCTTCCACGCAGCCGCCCGTAATCACCTGGAGGTACAAGTCCTACTGCAGGGACCCCATCCAGGCAGCCCTGAACCCCAGCAGCGCTGACAACATCCTGTCCCAGAACAACCCTAACTACAACGCCAACATTGAGTGTGCCGACAGCATGCGGACAGTGCGCATCGTGGCCTCCAAGCAGGGCAGTGCTGTCACTCTGGGCGAGGAGTACCAGGGGCGAAAAGTCAGCATCTTGAACA ACGCAGACCTGAACCTTGCCCAGACGGCGTGGGGAGACAGCGGCGTGTACGTGTGCTCTGTCGTGTCTTCTCAGGATCTGACAGGGAACAGCGAGGACTACACTGAGCTCATAGTGCTGG ACTGGTTGTTGGTGGTACTGGTAGTGTTTGGCTTCCTGCTGCTGTTGCTCCTCATAGCGATCTGCTGGTGCCAGTGCTGCCCCCACACCTGCTGCTGCTACATCAGCTGCCCTTGCTGCCCTGAGAAATGCTGCTGCCCTCGGGCAC TGTACGAAGCAGGCAAGGCGGTGAAGTCAGGCATCCCCAGCCAATACGCCCCCACGCTCTACGCTCCCAGCATGTACGCCCAGCCACCCTACGGAGGGGTCATGCAACAGCCCGGCATACCCATGCTGCCCCTACCCCAGGGGATGGGCGGCCCCCCACTACACCCCAACGGCTACGGACGGGACTACGACGGAGCCAGCTCAG TTGGACATGGCTCCCAGGTGCCTTTGCTGCATGACCAGGACAGTGGCGCAGGAGACCAAA ctcgGAGCGGCTACCGTATCCAGGTGGACCCAGATAGGAATGCAACGCAGGCCATCTACTACATGGAGAGACAGCTAGCCAACCTGGACCCCACCCGGTCTGGTGACGCCGCTGGGAAGTACAACCGCT tggaTGGGGGGATGAGCGAGGTGAGCTCCTTACACGATGACCCACGGGGCCGTGGCGGTGGCCGCTCCCAGGCCCCGCCCCTCGCCACCGTGTACGACCAGGACGAGGCCATGAGCACCATCAGCAGCGTGTCCACGCACGGCCAGCGGGGGCGTGACGAGTACCCGCGGCGAGGAGGTGGGCCCTCCCCCCACATGGGGGCCCACGGACGCGCCCGCTCCATGGACAACCTGGATGATATCGCCCGCCGAGACCGCTACCCCAGAGACACCCGGGATCCCCGCGACGACTACCCTCCCCACCGCCGCGACGGAGGAGGAgccagagacaggagagg CTCGGATGATGACTTTAGCRRCCGCGGCGGCTACGACCGCGGCCGTGACTTTGACGACCGCAGACGGCGCGAGCCCTCCCCTGACGGTCGTCGCCGCGGAGGCAGCCCGGTCAGCGGTCTCCAGGGGAGACGCAGCCGTAGCCGTGACGACCTGATGGCCATCGAACGTGATCGGGAGCACGGTGGCGGCCGTGGTGGTGGGCGGGACGCCTACGATGATAGCTTTCTGCGGGAAGCCATGGAGAAGAAGCGTCTAGGCGAGCAGCAGAGGGCGAGGAGCCGCGAGCGCCTGGACAGCGACAGCGAACGCTCGGACCGAGACAGGGCCCCCCGTGGACCCCCTCCACTTCCCATGTCCCCGCCTTCCAACTACCCCGACCGTCGCTACGACGACAACTACCCACCCcctcccctgcctccctacaTTAGCGATGACGAGAGCTTGACGTCCTCCAAGAAGAGCAATCTACGCAAG AATGGAGCCGTGAGTCGGGAGATTCTGGTGGTGTGA
- the LOC111958823 gene encoding lipolysis-stimulated lipoprotein receptor isoform X1 produces the protein MFLTFVVTVLMATGSTMAISVQCPVKRYVVILFQPVTLTCNFQTSSTQPPVITWRYKSYCRDPIQAALNPSSADNILSQNNPNYNANIECADSMRTVRIVASKQGSAVTLGEEYQGRKVSILNNADLNLAQTAWGDSGVYVCSVVSSQDLTGNSEDYTELIVLERKSNTTDLLPEIDLLVMEDWLLVVLVVFGFLLLLLLIAICWCQCCPHTCCCYISCPCCPEKCCCPRALYEAGKAVKSGIPSQYAPTLYAPSMYAQPPYGGVMQQPGIPMLPLPQGMGGPPLHPNGYGRDYDGASSVGHGSQVPLLHDQDSGAGDQTRSGYRIQVDPDRNATQAIYYMERQLANLDPTRSGDAAGKYNRLDGGMSEVSSLHDDPRGRGGGRSQAPPLATVYDQDEAMSTISSVSTHGQRGRDEYPRRGGGPSPHMGAHGRARSMDNLDDIARRDRYPRDTRDPRDDYPPHRRDGGGARDRRGSDDDFSXRGGYDRGRDFDDRRRREPSPDGRRRGGSPVSGLQGRRSRSRDDLMAIERDREHGGGRGGGRDAYDDSFLREAMEKKRLGEQQRARSRERLDSDSERSDRDRAPRGPPPLPMSPPSNYPDRRYDDNYPPPPLPPYISDDESLTSSKKSNLRKNGAVSREILVV, from the exons ATGTTCCTGACTTTCGTCGTGACCGTCCTTATGGCAACAG GCTCCACCATGGCcatctctgtccagtgtcctgTCAAGAGGTACGTGGTCATCCTGTTCCAGCCGGTCACGCTCACCTGCAACTTCCAGACGTCTTCCACGCAGCCGCCCGTAATCACCTGGAGGTACAAGTCCTACTGCAGGGACCCCATCCAGGCAGCCCTGAACCCCAGCAGCGCTGACAACATCCTGTCCCAGAACAACCCTAACTACAACGCCAACATTGAGTGTGCCGACAGCATGCGGACAGTGCGCATCGTGGCCTCCAAGCAGGGCAGTGCTGTCACTCTGGGCGAGGAGTACCAGGGGCGAAAAGTCAGCATCTTGAACA ACGCAGACCTGAACCTTGCCCAGACGGCGTGGGGAGACAGCGGCGTGTACGTGTGCTCTGTCGTGTCTTCTCAGGATCTGACAGGGAACAGCGAGGACTACACTGAGCTCATAGTGCTGG AGAGAAAGTCAAATACCACTGATCTCCTGCCTGAGATTGACTTACTGGTTATGGAAG ACTGGTTGTTGGTGGTACTGGTAGTGTTTGGCTTCCTGCTGCTGTTGCTCCTCATAGCGATCTGCTGGTGCCAGTGCTGCCCCCACACCTGCTGCTGCTACATCAGCTGCCCTTGCTGCCCTGAGAAATGCTGCTGCCCTCGGGCAC TGTACGAAGCAGGCAAGGCGGTGAAGTCAGGCATCCCCAGCCAATACGCCCCCACGCTCTACGCTCCCAGCATGTACGCCCAGCCACCCTACGGAGGGGTCATGCAACAGCCCGGCATACCCATGCTGCCCCTACCCCAGGGGATGGGCGGCCCCCCACTACACCCCAACGGCTACGGACGGGACTACGACGGAGCCAGCTCAG TTGGACATGGCTCCCAGGTGCCTTTGCTGCATGACCAGGACAGTGGCGCAGGAGACCAAA ctcgGAGCGGCTACCGTATCCAGGTGGACCCAGATAGGAATGCAACGCAGGCCATCTACTACATGGAGAGACAGCTAGCCAACCTGGACCCCACCCGGTCTGGTGACGCCGCTGGGAAGTACAACCGCT tggaTGGGGGGATGAGCGAGGTGAGCTCCTTACACGATGACCCACGGGGCCGTGGCGGTGGCCGCTCCCAGGCCCCGCCCCTCGCCACCGTGTACGACCAGGACGAGGCCATGAGCACCATCAGCAGCGTGTCCACGCACGGCCAGCGGGGGCGTGACGAGTACCCGCGGCGAGGAGGTGGGCCCTCCCCCCACATGGGGGCCCACGGACGCGCCCGCTCCATGGACAACCTGGATGATATCGCCCGCCGAGACCGCTACCCCAGAGACACCCGGGATCCCCGCGACGACTACCCTCCCCACCGCCGCGACGGAGGAGGAgccagagacaggagagg CTCGGATGATGACTTTAGCRRCCGCGGCGGCTACGACCGCGGCCGTGACTTTGACGACCGCAGACGGCGCGAGCCCTCCCCTGACGGTCGTCGCCGCGGAGGCAGCCCGGTCAGCGGTCTCCAGGGGAGACGCAGCCGTAGCCGTGACGACCTGATGGCCATCGAACGTGATCGGGAGCACGGTGGCGGCCGTGGTGGTGGGCGGGACGCCTACGATGATAGCTTTCTGCGGGAAGCCATGGAGAAGAAGCGTCTAGGCGAGCAGCAGAGGGCGAGGAGCCGCGAGCGCCTGGACAGCGACAGCGAACGCTCGGACCGAGACAGGGCCCCCCGTGGACCCCCTCCACTTCCCATGTCCCCGCCTTCCAACTACCCCGACCGTCGCTACGACGACAACTACCCACCCcctcccctgcctccctacaTTAGCGATGACGAGAGCTTGACGTCCTCCAAGAAGAGCAATCTACGCAAG AATGGAGCCGTGAGTCGGGAGATTCTGGTGGTGTGA
- the LOC111958824 gene encoding uncharacterized protein produces MAQSQESKGLPLPVTQRLPVTQCVSELAAPRQQMKMTFDRRRGAGMEHVKYTVFLQVLIVTALIQDSDGSCSACNDDRCAKVQTIYGSNDTIVYQRSNPMENLTSCSTTSAPPPQSRRCVLCLPDIGDIILFCSDSWEAAGLLDWEVDGVRLKNIFMVDCPAMKTVDRVTDLIPGEISGTLNPGRIAGIGVFCAGIGLVSVLYTI; encoded by the exons ATGGCTCAAAGTCAGGAGTCGAAAGGCCTCCCACTTCCTGTCACCCAGCGACTTCCTGTTACCCAGTGTGTGAGTGAACTTGCAGCTCCTCGTCAACAAATGAAAATGACCTTTGACAGAAGAAGAGGGGCTGGGATGGAGCATGTGAAATATACtg TGTTTCTTCAGGTCTTAATCGTCACTGCACTAATTCAAGACTCTGATG GAAGCTGTTCAGCCTGCAATGACGACAGATGTGCAAAAGTGCAGACAATATATGGATCGAATGACACCATAGTGTATCAGAGAAGTAACCCCATGGAAAACCTCACAAGTTGTTCCACCACCTCTGCACCACCTCCTCAGAGTcggaggtgtgttttgtgtcttcCTGATATCGGAGATATAATCCTCTTTTGCTCAGACAGCTGGGAAGCAGCTGGGCTGCTCGACTGGGAGGTTGATGGCGTCCGATTGAAAAACATCTTTATGGTTG ACTGCCCAGCGATGAAGACTGTTGATCGTGTAACAG ACCTTATCCCTGGTGAGATTTCTGGTACCCTCAACCCTGGTAGGATTGCCGGTATTG GGGTTTTCTGTGCTGGGATTGGCCTCGTGTCAGTGTTGTACACAATTTAA